The sequence ATGAAGAAGACAATTACGTTGTGGCTCAAGCAAACGTTCTGATTGCGGAAGATGGGACGTTTTTAGAAGAGAACGTTGTTGCTCGTTTCCGCGGTGAAAACATTGTCGTTAAACGTGATCGTGTCGATTATGTAGACGTTTCACCAAAGCAAGTCGTATCCGTAGCTACAGCGTGTATCCCATTTTTAGAAAACGATGACTCCAACCGTGCACTTATGGGTGCGAACATGCAACGTCAGGCTGTTCCACTTATGCAACCGGAAGCTCCAATCGTTGGTACAGGAATGGAGTATGTGGCAGCGAAAGACTCTGGTGCTGCAGTCATTTGTAAGCATCGCGGAATTGTTGAGCGAGTCGAAGCGAAAGAAATTTGGGTACGCCGTTTAATCGAAGTCGATGGAAAAGAAGTCAAAGGTGACTTAGATAAATATCGTCTGTTGAAGTTTGTTCGTTCAAACCAAGGAACGTGCTACAATCAACGCCCGATTGTTAAAGCTGGTGACATTGTAGAGAAAGGTGAAATTTTAGCTGACGGTCCATCGATGGAAAAAGGCGAGTTAGCACTTGGTCGCAACGTGCTTGTTGCGTTCATGACATGGGATGGATACAACTACGAGGACGCGATTATTATGAGCGAGCGTCTCGTGAAAGACGATGTGTATACATCGATTCATATCGAGGAATACGAATCTGAAGCGCGCGATACAAAGCTCGGTCCGGAAGAAATTACGCGCGATATTCCAAACGTTGGTGAAGATGCGCTTCGTAACTTAGATGAACGCGGTATTGTCCGCATCGGTGCAGAAGTAAAAGATGGAGACTTGCTTGTTGGTAAAGTTACTCCAAAAGGTGTTACGGAGTTAACTGCAGAAGAGCGCCTATTACATGCTATCTTTGGCGAGAAAGCACGTGAAGTTCGAGATACATCTTTACGCGTACCACATGGTGGGGGCGGAATCGTTCTTGATGTCAAAGTGTTTACTCGCGAAGACGGCGATGAGTTGCCGCCAGGTGTAAACCAACTTGTCCGTGTATACATTGTACAAAAACGGAAAATTTCCGAAGGTGACAAAATGGCAGGACGCCATGGGAATAAAGGGGTTATTTCTCGTATTTTACCTGAAGAAGATATGCCGTTTTTACCAGATGGCACACCAGTTGACATCATGTTAAACCCATTAGGCGTACCTTCGCGTATGAACATCGGGCAAGTGCTTGAGCTGCATCTTGGAATGGCGGCGAGAAAGTTGGGTCTTCATGTCGCTTCGCCTGTATTTGACGGTGCTCGTGAAGAGGATGTATGGGCAACGTTAGAAGAGGCGGGAATGGCACGCGATGCGAAAACCGTTCTATACGACGGACGGACTGGAGAAGCGTTTGACAACCGTGTTTCTGTCGGTATTATGTACATGATTAAGCTTGCGCACATGGTTGACGATAAACTGCATGCTCGTTCGACAGGTCCGTACTCACTTGTTACGCAACAACCGCTTGGCGGAAAAGCGCAGTTTGGTGGTCAGCGTTTCGGTGAGATGGAAGTATGGGCGCTTGAAGCATACGGTGCAGCTTATACGTTGCAGGAAATTTTAACTGTCAAATCAGATGATGTCGTTGGTCGCGTGAAAACATACGAGGCGATTGTGAAAGGCGAAAACGTTCCAGAACCAGGCGTTCCTGAATCGTTCAAAGTGTTAATTAAAGAGCTACAAAGCTTGGGTATGGACGTCACAGTTTTATCAAGTGATGAAAAAGAAATTAGTATGGAAAACTTTGGGGAAGATGATGACGTTCAACCAGTTGACATCATCCCACCTACAGATGAGTCAGCCAAAGAAGATGACGGCGTTGTTGTAAAAGAATAGCGTGTTGACATAAGGGTAAAACCTGGATACTAAAAGGGAGGTAGGCCCCTTGTTAGATGTGAATAAGTTTGAATATATGAAGATCGGACTCGCTTCACCCGAGAAAATTCGTTCTTGGTCGTATGGTGAAGTTAAAAAACCAGAAACGATTAACTATCGAACATTAAAACCAGAAAAAGATGGACTGTTTTGCGAACGCATTTTTGGTCCGACGAAAGACTGGGAATGTCATTGTGGAAAATATAAGCGCGTTCGTTATAAAGGTGTCGTTTGTGACCGATGCGGTGTCGAAGTCACACGTGCAAAAGTTCGCCGTGAGCGCATGGGTCATATTGAACTAGCAGCCCCTGTTTCACATATTTGGTACTTTAAAGGAATTCCTAGCCGCATGGGACTTGTCTTAGACATGTCCCCTCGCGCGCTAGAGGAAGTCATTTACTTTGCATCTTACGTTGTGACGGATCCAGGCGATACTCCGTTAGAAAAGAAGCAATTGCTTTCTGAAAAAGAATATCGCGCGTATCGCGAGAAGTACGGAAATTCGTTTCAAGCTTCAATGGGTGCGGAAGCGATTAAAAAATTGTTACAAGACATCGATCTTGAAAAAGAGGTAGAAACGTTAAAAGAGGAATTGAAGACAGCACAAGGACAACGTCGTGCTCGTACGATCAAACGTCTTGAAGTGCTTGAAGCGTTCCGTAACTCTGGTAACGATCCTTCCTGGATGATTTTAGATGTACTACCGGTTATTCCGCCTGAGTTGCGCCCGATGGTACAGTTAGACGGTGGTCGTTTTGCGACATCGGACTTGAACGATTTATATCGTCGTGTCATTAATCGAAACAACCGTTTAAAACGTCTATTAGATCTTGGGGCGCCGAACATTATCGTTCAAAACGAGAAACGGATGCTTCAAGAGGCGGTTGATGCGTTAATTGATAACGGTCGCCGTGGCCGTCCGGTTACAGGCCCAGGAAACCGTCCGTTGAAGTCGCTTTCCCATATGTTAAAAGGAAAGCAAGGTCGTTTTCGTCAAAACTTGCTCGGTAAGCGCGTTGACTACTCTGGTCGTTCCGTTATCGTTGTCGGTCCGAACTTGAAAATGTATCAATGCGGATTACCGAAAGAAATGGCGCTTGAGTTGTTTAAACCGTTCGTTATGAAAGAATTAGTAGAGCGTGGCTTAGCACATAACATTAAAAGTGCGAAGCGAAAAATTGAGCGCGTCCACCCAGAAGTTTGGGATGTTTTAGAATCTGTCATCAAAGAGCATCCGGTGTTATTAAACCGCGCACCGACCCTTCACCGTCTCGGTATTCAAGCTTTCGAACCGACGCTTGTAGAAGGGCGTGCGATTCGATTACATCCACTTGTATGTACGGCATACAACGCCGACTTCGACGGTGACCAAATGGCTGTGCACGTACCACTTTCAGCAGAAGCACAGGCGGAAGCACGTCTACTTATGCTTGCGGCACAAAACATTTTGAACCCGAAAGACGGAAAGCCAGTCGTTACGCCTTCACAAGACATGGTTTTAGGAAACTACTACTTAACGATGGAACGAGAAGGTGCAATTGGAGAAGGAATGGTCTTTAAAGATACGGACGAAGCGCTGTTAGCTTACCATAATGGCTATGTTCATTTGCATACACGCATCGCCGTTCATGCCGGTTCGTTGAAAAACGAAACGTTTACAGAAGAGCAAAATAATAAGTTGCTGATCACGACAGTTGGAAAGTTAATCTTCAATGAGATTTTGCCGAAGTCATTCCCATATATTAATGAGCCGACGCAAGAGAACATTGAAGAACGAACGCCGGATAAGTATTTCTTAGATAAAGGTGTGAACGTGAAAGAAGAAATCCGTAAGCTCGAACTCGTTCCACCATTTAAGAAAAAAATTCTTGGTAACATCATCGCGGAAGTGTTTAAACGTTTCAAAATTACAGAAACATCTAAAATGCTTGACCGCATGAAAGATCTTGGCTTTAAGTACTCAACAAAAGCCGGTATTACAATTGGTGTCGCGGACATTGTTGTCTTGCCTGAAAAACAAGAAATTTTAGAAGAAGCACAAGCAAAAGTTGACACGGTATTAAAACAATTTAGACGCGGTTTAATTACTGATGAAGAACGTTATGAGCGTGTTATTTCGATTTGGAGTGCGGCGAAAGATAAAATTCAAGGTCGCTTAATGGAATCGCTTGATAAACGAAATCCAATTTTCATGATGAGTGACTCTGGAGCCCGTGGTAACGCATCGAACTTTACGCAACTTGCTGGTATGCGTGGATTAATGGCAAACCCAGCTGGACGTATTATCGAGCTTCCGATTAAATCTTCATTCCGCGAAGGTTTAACGGTACTTGAGTACTTCATTTCAACACACGGTGCGCGTAAAGGTCTTGCGGACACAGCGTTAAAAACAGCGGACTCTGGTTATTTAACACGTCGTCTCGTTGACGTTGCACAAGACGTCATTATTCGCGAAGACGACTGCGGCACAGATCGTGGTACGTTAATTCGTGCATTAAAAGATGGTACGGAAGTGATCGTGAAGCTTGAAGATCGTCTCATTGGACGTTATGCACGAAAAACGGTAAAACATCCAGAAACAGGCGAAGTGCTTGTGCGTGAAAACGAAATGATCACAGAAGACATCGCAAACGCCATTGTCAAAGCGGGTATTGAAGAAGTGTGGATTCGTTCTGCATTTACATGTAATACGCGACACGGTGTATGTAAAAAATGTTACGGACGCAACTTGGCAACAGGTGCGGAAGTTGAAGTTGGTGAAGCGGTCGGTATTATCGCAGCCCAATCGATCGGTGAACCAGGTACACAGCTCACGATGCGTACGTTCCATACTGGTGGGGTAGCAGGAGACGATATTACGCAAGGTTTACCGCGTGTACAAGAGTTGTTTGAAGCGCGTAATCCAAAAGGTCAAGCCGTCATTTCAGAAATTGATGGTGTTGTTGTGGCGATTAACGAAACGCGTGACCGTCAACGTGAAATTGTTATTCAAGGCGAAGTCGAGACACGTACGTATACAGCTCCTTACAGCGCTCGCTTGAAAGTGCAAGAAGGACAGAAAGTTGAGCGTGGTCAAGAACTAACAGAAGGCTCAATTGACCCGAAAGAGTTGTTGAGAGTCAAAGACATGAATGCTGTACAAGAATACTTGTTGCGTGAAGTACAAAAAGTATACCGCATGCAAGGGGTAGAAATTAGCGATAAACATATTGAAGTCATGGTTCGCCAAATGCTTCGTAAAGTTCGCGTCATCGATGCAGGCGATACAGACTTGTTGCCAGGTACACTACTTGACATCCATCAATTTACGGATGCGAATACAAAAGTATTGATGGAGGGTAAACGTCCGGCGACAGCTCGTCCGGTGCTACTCGGAATTACGAAAGCATCGCTTGAAACAGATTCGTTCTTGTCTGCAGCTTCATTCCAAGAGACGACACGTGTCTTAACGGATGCAGCAATTAAAGGAAAACGTGACGAATTACTTGGATTAAAAGAAAACGTCATTATCGGTAAACTTGTTCCGGCGGGAACAGGTATGGCTCGTTACCGCAAAGTAAAGCCGATAATTAAAACAGCAAAAGACGAAGACGCTGTTACAACGAAATAATGATGAACCTATTGCTAGCATCGTTTGCTAGCAATAGGTCAAAAAATAGTTGACACAGCACGCAGAAAGTGATAGCATAATAAAGGTGTTCCGAAAACCTGTCACTTTGGAGGATATGTTACATGTCTTATGAAAAAGTCGCACAGGCGAAACAGATTATTGTAGGAACGAAACAAACAGTACGAGCTCTGAAAGATGGAAAGGTACATGAGATCGTGATTGCTGAAGATGCGGATGTAGCAATTATCGATAAAGTGCTAGAAGCAGCAAGAGAGGCAAATGTACCTGTTTGTAAAGTGGACTCGATGAAAAAGCTCGGGAAAGCATGTAAAATCGATGTAGGAGCGGCTGCTGTTGCGATCATTCGTTAAAAACTGTTTTTGTGGGTTTACTACAAAAACTTTGTTTTTGCATAAAAATGAGCCACCTGGATGTGTGGGCTTGAATTTGATTGTGAAGGGAGGAAATTTACCATGCCTACAATTAACCAGCTTGTACGTAA comes from Anoxybacillus flavithermus and encodes:
- the rpoB gene encoding DNA-directed RNA polymerase subunit beta, whose protein sequence is MTGQLVQYGRHRQRRSYARISEVLELPNLIEIQTSSYQWFLDEGLREMFQDISPIEDFTGNLSLEFIDYSLGEPKYSVEESKERDVTYAAPLRVKVRLINKETGEVKEQDVFMGDFPLMTETGTFIINGAERVIVSQLVRSPSVYYSGKVDKNGKRGFTATVIPNRGAWLEYETDAKDVVYVRIDRTRKLPVTVLLRALGFGSDQEIVDLLGDNEYIRNTLEKDNTESTEKALLEIYERLRPGEPPTVENAKSLLISRFFDPKRYDLASVGRYKINKKLHIKNRLFGQRLAETLVHPETGEVIAEKGTVLDRRTLDRILPELEKGIGIRKYQPLGGVVEDEFALQAIKIYAPNDPDGEKVITVISNGYIPETVKHITPADIIASISYFFNLLHGVGDTDDIDHLGNRRLRSVGELLQNQFRIGLSRMERVVRERMSIQDTNTITPQQLINIRPVIAAIKEFFGSSQLSQFMDQTNPLAELTHKRRLSALGPGGLTRERAGFEVRDVHYSHYGRMCPIETPEGPNIGLINSLSTYAKVNKFGFIETPYRRVDPETGKVTDQIDYLTADEEDNYVVAQANVLIAEDGTFLEENVVARFRGENIVVKRDRVDYVDVSPKQVVSVATACIPFLENDDSNRALMGANMQRQAVPLMQPEAPIVGTGMEYVAAKDSGAAVICKHRGIVERVEAKEIWVRRLIEVDGKEVKGDLDKYRLLKFVRSNQGTCYNQRPIVKAGDIVEKGEILADGPSMEKGELALGRNVLVAFMTWDGYNYEDAIIMSERLVKDDVYTSIHIEEYESEARDTKLGPEEITRDIPNVGEDALRNLDERGIVRIGAEVKDGDLLVGKVTPKGVTELTAEERLLHAIFGEKAREVRDTSLRVPHGGGGIVLDVKVFTREDGDELPPGVNQLVRVYIVQKRKISEGDKMAGRHGNKGVISRILPEEDMPFLPDGTPVDIMLNPLGVPSRMNIGQVLELHLGMAARKLGLHVASPVFDGAREEDVWATLEEAGMARDAKTVLYDGRTGEAFDNRVSVGIMYMIKLAHMVDDKLHARSTGPYSLVTQQPLGGKAQFGGQRFGEMEVWALEAYGAAYTLQEILTVKSDDVVGRVKTYEAIVKGENVPEPGVPESFKVLIKELQSLGMDVTVLSSDEKEISMENFGEDDDVQPVDIIPPTDESAKEDDGVVVKE
- the rpoC gene encoding DNA-directed RNA polymerase subunit beta'; protein product: MLDVNKFEYMKIGLASPEKIRSWSYGEVKKPETINYRTLKPEKDGLFCERIFGPTKDWECHCGKYKRVRYKGVVCDRCGVEVTRAKVRRERMGHIELAAPVSHIWYFKGIPSRMGLVLDMSPRALEEVIYFASYVVTDPGDTPLEKKQLLSEKEYRAYREKYGNSFQASMGAEAIKKLLQDIDLEKEVETLKEELKTAQGQRRARTIKRLEVLEAFRNSGNDPSWMILDVLPVIPPELRPMVQLDGGRFATSDLNDLYRRVINRNNRLKRLLDLGAPNIIVQNEKRMLQEAVDALIDNGRRGRPVTGPGNRPLKSLSHMLKGKQGRFRQNLLGKRVDYSGRSVIVVGPNLKMYQCGLPKEMALELFKPFVMKELVERGLAHNIKSAKRKIERVHPEVWDVLESVIKEHPVLLNRAPTLHRLGIQAFEPTLVEGRAIRLHPLVCTAYNADFDGDQMAVHVPLSAEAQAEARLLMLAAQNILNPKDGKPVVTPSQDMVLGNYYLTMEREGAIGEGMVFKDTDEALLAYHNGYVHLHTRIAVHAGSLKNETFTEEQNNKLLITTVGKLIFNEILPKSFPYINEPTQENIEERTPDKYFLDKGVNVKEEIRKLELVPPFKKKILGNIIAEVFKRFKITETSKMLDRMKDLGFKYSTKAGITIGVADIVVLPEKQEILEEAQAKVDTVLKQFRRGLITDEERYERVISIWSAAKDKIQGRLMESLDKRNPIFMMSDSGARGNASNFTQLAGMRGLMANPAGRIIELPIKSSFREGLTVLEYFISTHGARKGLADTALKTADSGYLTRRLVDVAQDVIIREDDCGTDRGTLIRALKDGTEVIVKLEDRLIGRYARKTVKHPETGEVLVRENEMITEDIANAIVKAGIEEVWIRSAFTCNTRHGVCKKCYGRNLATGAEVEVGEAVGIIAAQSIGEPGTQLTMRTFHTGGVAGDDITQGLPRVQELFEARNPKGQAVISEIDGVVVAINETRDRQREIVIQGEVETRTYTAPYSARLKVQEGQKVERGQELTEGSIDPKELLRVKDMNAVQEYLLREVQKVYRMQGVEISDKHIEVMVRQMLRKVRVIDAGDTDLLPGTLLDIHQFTDANTKVLMEGKRPATARPVLLGITKASLETDSFLSAASFQETTRVLTDAAIKGKRDELLGLKENVIIGKLVPAGTGMARYRKVKPIIKTAKDEDAVTTK
- a CDS encoding 50S ribosomal protein L7ae-like protein, which translates into the protein MSYEKVAQAKQIIVGTKQTVRALKDGKVHEIVIAEDADVAIIDKVLEAAREANVPVCKVDSMKKLGKACKIDVGAAAVAIIR